The following coding sequences lie in one Methanothermobacter sp. MT-2 genomic window:
- a CDS encoding putative Fe-S protein, giving the protein MIKLIDYHMSSRVLKKELLRKCEDLGIPLVGFAPVKRWEDPPKELPHKFSEWIPKEFHPRSIYPEAATVMIIGLPVQLPIVETAPSIYYHELYKTVNTMLDLKAYELSVFLNMESYPSIYLPRDGYANIDVLLENPFAFFSHKHAAYLAGLGSFGQNNLILTREYGPRIRFTSIFTSASIKPDPIKVKDLCIRCLRCASNCPVGAIKTKGEFPPPIDKKLCAMRSAKLWSKHKSPCGICIKVCPVGEDRKLFNRTDMSIYDGKGPKKYRRAWSHVQKYGTL; this is encoded by the coding sequence ATGATAAAATTAATAGATTATCATATGAGTTCTCGTGTTTTGAAAAAGGAACTTTTGAGAAAATGTGAGGATCTTGGAATACCCCTCGTGGGTTTCGCACCAGTTAAAAGATGGGAAGATCCACCAAAGGAACTTCCCCACAAATTTTCAGAGTGGATACCTAAGGAGTTCCATCCCAGATCAATATACCCAGAGGCAGCTACCGTCATGATAATAGGACTCCCAGTCCAACTCCCTATAGTGGAAACAGCACCCTCCATATATTATCATGAATTATATAAAACCGTGAATACCATGCTGGATTTAAAAGCCTACGAACTCTCAGTTTTTTTGAACATGGAATCATATCCTTCCATTTACCTGCCAAGAGATGGGTATGCTAATATAGATGTGCTGCTTGAAAACCCCTTTGCCTTTTTCTCCCATAAACACGCAGCTTACCTCGCTGGCCTAGGATCCTTCGGACAGAACAATCTAATTCTAACCAGGGAATATGGGCCAAGGATCAGATTCACTTCCATATTCACTTCTGCTTCCATAAAACCAGATCCTATAAAGGTCAAGGATTTATGTATAAGATGTCTTAGGTGTGCTAGTAACTGTCCAGTAGGAGCCATAAAAACAAAGGGAGAGTTCCCACCACCTATAGATAAAAAACTTTGCGCTATGAGGAGCGCGAAACTTTGGAGTAAACATAAATCACCCTGCGGCATTTGTATCAAAGTGTGTCCCGTGGGAGAAGATAGGAAACTATTTAATCGCACCGACATGTCCATATATGATGGAAAAGGCCCTAAAAAGTATAGGAGGGCCTGGTCCCATGTGCAAAAATATGGAACCCTTTAA